From the Arvicola amphibius chromosome 2, mArvAmp1.2, whole genome shotgun sequence genome, one window contains:
- the LOC119806224 gene encoding taste receptor type 2 member 39 produces MAQSSDYWIYEVPPFVILILTVVAAECLVGIIANGIVMAVNVVPWVQKKAVSINTRILLLLSVSRIGFQSIILVETTFSVFKDSFYDSVSYCFSKVSFVFLNYCDLWFTALLSFFHFVKIANFSYHLFLKLKWRISRLMPWLLWLSVFISLSFSVFFCKDTYTVYNNNSQSFDIFNFTVKVYIVETNVVYVASLFSLGILPPLIMSTAATTLLIFSLRRHTLHMRHSATGSRDPSRESHMRAIKETSFFLLLYISNATVLFVYMSNIVNASFFWSVVLKIALPSYPAGHSILLIQNNPGLRRAWKQLQSQIHLYLQSRF; encoded by the coding sequence ATGGCTCAGTCCAGCGACTACTGGATATACGAGGTGCCACCATTTGTCATCTTAATTTTGACAGTTGTAGCCGCAGAGTGCCTCGTTGGTATCATTGCAAATGGGATCGTCATGGCTGTGAATGTGGTCCCGTGGGTTCAGAAAAAGGCAGTTTCCATAAATACTAGGATTCTGCTTCTCCTGAGTGTATCCAGAATAGGCTTCCAAAGCATCATCTTGGTAGAAACAACGTTCTCCGTATTCAAAGATTCTTTTTACGACAGTGTTTCCTATTGTTTCTCCAAAGTAAGTTTCGTATTCTTAAATTATTGCGACCTCTGGTTCACTGCTTTGCTTAGTTTCTTCCACTTTGTGAAGATTGCCaatttttcttaccacctgttcCTCAAACTAAAGTGGAGAATTTCTAGATTAATGCCCTGGCTTCTGTGGCTCTCAgtatttatctcactcagcttcaGTGTGTTCTTCTGCAAGGACACCTACACTGTGTATAACAACAATTCGCAAAGTTTCGACATCTTCAACTTCACAGTGAAAGTGTACATAGTTGAGACTAATGTGGTCTACGTGGCTTCTTTATTCAGTTTGGGAATCCTCCCTCCTTTAATTATGTCCACTGCAGCAACCACTCTGCTGATTTTCTCTCTCAGGAGACATACTCTGCACATGAGACATAGCGCCACCGGCTCCAGAGACCCCAGCAGGGAGTCTCATATGCGGGCCATCAAAGAAACCagcttttttctccttctctataTTTCAAATGCAACTGTTCTGTTTGTGTACATGTCCAACATCGTCAATGCCAGTTTTTTCTGGAGTGTTGTGCTTAAAATTGCCCTGCCTTCCTATCCAGCGGGCCATTCAATTTTACTGATTCAGAACAACCCTGGATTAAGAAGAGCCTGGAAACAGCTTCAGTCCCAAATCCATCTGTATTTACAAAGTAGATTCTGA